One part of the Pogoniulus pusillus isolate bPogPus1 chromosome 8, bPogPus1.pri, whole genome shotgun sequence genome encodes these proteins:
- the GFI1 gene encoding zinc finger protein Gfi-1, with translation MPRSFLVKSKKAHSYHQPRSADEDYSLRLETVLAQICADSKIPEDAGLCHTVLPDPEPSQGRFSPESHLTEAADGTSESAPSCEGSVCDRVSEFEDFWRPPSPSVSPASERSVCPSLDEATPFSVPFKPYMWNSLGGSELRHLVQSYRPCPALERTSALGLFCDRGPEPALYGAECSSSLGLYGDFSSPGPGLFERPPAAAPGLYAEAQPGLQQEKGPGGIKVESELLCRPLLISTGSYKCVKCSKVFSTPHGLEVHVRRSHSGTRPFACDMCGKTFGHAVSLEQHKAVHSQERSFDCKICGKSFKRSSTLSTHLLIHSDTRPYPCQYCGKRFHQKSDMKKHTFIHTGEKPHKCQVCGKAFSQSSNLITHSRKHTGFKPFGCDLCGKGFQRKVDLRRHRETQHGLK, from the exons ATGCCGAGGTCCTTCCTAGTGAAGAGCAAGAAAGCCCACAGCTACCATCAGCCCCGCTCCGCCGATGAGGACTACAGCCTGCGGCTGGAGACGGTGTTAGCCCAGATCTGTGCAG acagcaagatCCCCGAGGACGCGGGGCTGTGCCACACCGTGCTGCCTGATCCGGAGCCTTCCCAGGGGCGATTTTCCCCGGAATCCCACCTTACTGAGGCTGCCGATGGCACCTCCGAGTCAGCGCCCAGCTGCGAGGGCAGCGTCTGTGACAGGGTGTCCGAATTTGAGGATTTCTGGAGACCTCCCTCGCCCTCCGTCTCGCCAG CCTCAGAGCGATCCGTGTGTCCGTCCCTAGATGAAGCAACCCCCTTCTCTGTGCCCTTCAAGCCATACATGTGGAACAGCCTGGGTGGCTCCGAGCTGAGGCATCTCGTGCAAAGCTACAGGCCCTGCCCAGCGCTGGAACGAACCTCAGCCCTGGGGCTCTTCTGTGACCGAGGCCCTGAGCCTGCCCTCTATGGTGCAGAGTGCAGCTCTTCCCTAGGACTTTATGGTGACTTCAGCTCTCCTGGCCCAGGGCTGTTTGAGcgaccaccagcagcagcacctgggctctATGCCGAGGCGCAGCCTGGGCTACAGCAAGAAAAGGGTCCAGGTGGCATCAAAGTGGAGTCGGAGCTCTTGTGCCGCCCGCTGCTTATTAGCACCGGCTCTTACAAGTGTGTCAAGTGCAGCAAG GTATTCTCCACACCACATGGCCTTGAGGTACATGTGCGCCGCTCCCACAGCGGCACACGGCCCTTTGCCTGTGACATGTGTGGCAAGACCTTTGGCCATGCAGTCAGCCTGGAGCAACACAAGGCTGTGCACTCACAG gaacgCAGCTTTGACTGTAAGATTTGTGGCAAGAGTTTTAAGAGATCATCTACTTTGTCCACTCACCTGCTCATCCACTCAGACACCCGGCCCTATCCATGCCAGTACTGTGGGAAGCGGTTCCACCAGAAATCTGATATGAAGAAACACACCTTCATTCACACAg GTGAGAAGCCTCACAAGTGCCAGGTGTGTGGAAAAGCCTTCAGTCAGAGCTCCAACCTCATCACTCACAGTCGGAAGCACACAGGCTTCAAGCCCTTTGGCTGTGATCTGTGTGGCAAAGGCTTCCAGCGGAAGGTGGATTTACGGAGACACCGTGAGACACAGCACGGCCTGAAATGA